One genomic segment of Ctenopharyngodon idella isolate HZGC_01 chromosome 7, HZGC01, whole genome shotgun sequence includes these proteins:
- the LOC127515622 gene encoding uncharacterized protein LOC127515622: MLCGSSLIFRSLAPPSQEDLMASLPATDPVTPSWPVDFALAPPSTGSTRDYCSYGSTGLSHPSGSVLVRRRPACGIHLQAIPLRSVSPPLWLSLAPPSLRLHLSPQSHLDTPQSSGTLAPPQMLVTVVSRTISVAQSHLLSVYTQGSISIGFNSISHYLDVVSQASTMAPPSVSSAMGCSLGHHLGTPAPGSSLALPTIIATLVSSAIISSILQSFAGPSSFSRAPALPLCWTLFTLCFDCAEMLRISTAALLLFGTGFLQVMFSTASTQAYPGQSVTMWCPHDINGTGHLYWFKQTDGDIPIPIVRMLYNESLQKVERNYFKSFTHEHLVMHQFSKSTTLTIKHASISDSGFYFCGAIGPNHMIFGDGTRLEVKEKNVTSEKNDTGTSKKDDEKSPSSSTEECSGDIFFTLTLLFGGIIVFTCIIPLILAIIREHKRHKKVTECQAQQQDDKENDSVTYAAVYFKNKRPKTAGRLN, encoded by the exons ATGCTGTGTGGATCTTCCTTGATCTTCCGGTCTCTAGCTCCGCCTAGTCAAGAGGATCTCATGGCTTCGCTTCCAGCCACTGATCCTGTCACTCCATCTTGGCCTGTTGACTTCGctttggctcctccctccactGGCTCCACCAGAGACTATTGTTCTTATGGCTCCACTGGGCTCTCTCATCCCTCCGGCTCCGTCTTGGTTAGACGTCGCCCTGCCTGCGGCATTCACTTACAAGCCATCCCGCTGCGCTCCGTCTCTCCACCCCTTTGGCTCAGTCTGGCTCCGCCTTCCCTCCGGCTCCACCTCAGTCCTCAGTCGCACCTGGATACACCTCAGTCTTCTGGTACTCTGGCTCCACCTCAGATGCTCGTCACTGTGGTCTCCAGAACCATCAGTGTCGCTCAGTCCCATTTACTCTCCGTCTACACCCAGGGCTCCATTTCCATCGGCTTCAACTCCATCAGTCATTACCTGGATGTCGTCAGCCAAgcctccaccatggctcctccctctgTCAGCTCCGCCATGGGCTGCTCTCTGGGTCACCACCTGGGTACTCCTGCTCCTGGATCCTCCCTTGCTCTTCCCACAATCATTGCCACCTTGGTTTCTTCCGCCATCATCTCCTCTATTCTCCAGTCATTCGCTGGTCCCTCGTCCTTTTCCAGAGCACCCGCCCTCCCCCTCTGTTGGACTCTGTTTACG CTCTGTTTTGACTGTGCAGAAATGTTACGTATTTCAACTGCAGCATTATTGCTCTTTGGAACGG GTTTTCTTCAAGTTATGTTTTCGACAGCAAGCACACAGGCTTATCCAGGACAAAGTGTCACTATGTGGTGTCCACATGATATCAATGGTACTGGACACCTGTACTGGTTCAAACAAACAGACGGTGATATACCAATTCCTATTGTGCGCATGTTATACAATGAAAGTCTTCAAAAGGTAGAGCGAAATTATTTCAAAAGTTTTACACACGAGCACCTGGTCATGCATCAGTTCAGCAAAAGCACGACCCTAACAATTAAGCATGCAAGTATTTCTGATTCTGGCTTCTATTTTTGTGGAGCTATTGGACCGAACCACATGATATTTGGTGATGGAACCAGGCTTGAAGTAAAAG AAAAGAACGTCACATCAGAGAAAAATGACACTGGAACCTCAAAAAAGG ATGATGAGAAATCGCCTTCATCAAGTACTGAGGAGTGTTCTGGAGACATTTTTTTCACGCTGACCCTCCTATTTGGTGGCATCATTGTTTTTACATGCATTATTCCTCTCATTTTAGCGATTATCAGGGAACATAAAAGGCATAAAAAAG TCACTGAATGTCAAGCACAACAGCAGGATGACAAG GAAAATGATTCAGTAACATATGCTGCGGTGTATTTCAAAAACAAGAGACCCAAAACAGCAGGAAGACTCAACTGA
- the LOC127515623 gene encoding uncharacterized protein LOC127515623, with protein sequence LVNIRCESSKCSIFLCVINVLNINIKLFVIPLWVLGLLTATASQITNISARPGDNVTIWCQHTLEVGQNMHWFKQTNSAVPLSIVYMMLPYDAEGEAKYLNGFQPDRLVMSLNRENTSLRILNVDIFDSGLYYCGWHSWVITFGDGTHLDIKERSVTPLKNETEITNKDLKKSSTKDCPGNIFYKLTFIFGGIIIILVIIPLGLVIVKIRKTQKKGKIISIHFNRFNSSVNVLTYFVYEWQITVFCETIFDKVMIKKKKKKNQQVSLTNYNVKYCKSIKCLFLCVVRC encoded by the exons TTAGTAAACATCAGGTGTGAGAGTTCTAAATGCAGCATTTTCTTGTGTGTTATCAATgttctaaatattaatataaagttATTTGTTATTCCTCTGTGGGTTTTAGGTTTGCTCACAGCTACAGCATCTCAGATAACTAATATATCAGCTCGACCAGGAGATAACGTCACTATTTGGTGTCAACACACCTTAGAAGTTGGACAAAACATGCATTGGTTCAAGCAAACAAACAGTGCTGTACCTCTTAGCATTGTATACATGATGTTACCTTATGATGCTGAAGGAGaggcaaaatatttaaatggtttTCAACCAGATCGTCTTGTGATGTCTCTAAACAGAGAAAACACCTCCCTAAGGAttttaaatgtggatatttttgATTCTGGTCTGTACTACTGTGGTTGGCATAGTTGGGTGATCACATTTGGTGATGGAACACACCTAGACATTAAAG AAAGGAGCGTTACACCACTGAAAAATGAAACAGAAATTACAAATAAAG ATCTCAAGAAGAGTTCTACAAAAGACTGTCCTGGAAACATCTTTTATAAACTGACCTTTATTTTTggtggtattattattattctcgtCATCATTCCTCTTGGCCTTGTCATTGTTAAgatcagaaaaacacagaaaaaaggTAAGATTATATCTATTCATTTTAACAGATTTAATTCCAGTGTGAATGTGTTAACATATTTTGTGTATGAATGGCAAATAACTGTGTTCTGTGAAACAATTTTTGATAAagtaatgattaaaaaaaaaaaaaaaaaaaatcagcaagtGTCTTTAAcaaattataatgtaaaatactgtaaatcgATTAAatgtctctttctctgtgttgtCAGATGCTGA
- the nitr12 gene encoding novel immune-type receptor 12, which yields MLSNAQRTSTMLKLLIFFLLFRTGFIASAAVVQKKVLETFNAGETITLECFISEEHENYYSWFKQSLGEAPTCILTLYADSLTPTFYGDFKNDERLSAVKNKTYFALIIKELKPSDTGIYYCGTRDYDLITFSNGLFLNYKGVNTRQHHIKQFLSAVDSSTWVNEHEFNPGDSVNLHCTVLTERCVGNHSVYWFRHETGDTHPGIIYKHGNSNDQCKKSSERDSHSQSCIYNLPKRNLGLTDAGTYYCAVAMCGEILFGNGSRLEIGEPFSEFAWTDLKVPVLVATNILCLVIIAILLRKRTQKQETFSETQPLQTLSSSPANEGAPEEISYAAVHFPGRNLNRHETERSSHAHVVYSAARGYSTK from the exons ATGTTGTCAAATGCTCAGAGGACCTCAACTATGCTTAAACTTCTGATATTTTTTCTACTCTTTAGGACAG GCTTCATCGCATCTGCTGCTGTAGTTCAAAAGAAAGTCCTGGAGACCTTCAATGCAGGTGAAACTATAACTTTAGAGTGCTTTATATCTGAAGAGCACGAGAACTACTACTCTTGGTTCAAGCAATCTCTGGGAGAAGCTCCAACATGCATCCTCACTCTCTATGCTGACTCTTTAACACCAACCTTTTATGGAGACTTCAAGAACGATGAAAGATTGTCAGCTGTAAAGAACAAGACTTATTTCGCTTTAATTATAAAAGAATTAAAGCCATCAGATACTGGAATCTATTACTGCGGCACCCGTGACTATGATCTTATAACTTTTAGTAatgggctgtttttaaactataaag GGGTAAATACGAGACAACATCATATTAAGCAGTTTTTGTCTGCGGTGGACTCGAGTACTTGGGTAAATGAACACGAGTTTAACCCAGGAGACTCTGTGAATCTTCACTGCACTGTTCTCACTGAGAGATGTGTAGGAAATCACAGCGTCTACTGGTTTAGACATGAAACAGGAGATACACATCCAGGAATCATTTACAAGCATGGAAACAGCAATGATCAATGCAAGAAGAGCTCTGAGAGAGATTCCCATTCACAGTCTTGTATCTACAATCTCCCCAAGAGAAACCTAGGTTTAACTGACGCCGGGACTTACTACTGCGCTGTGGCCATGTGTGGAGAGATACTGTTTGGGAATGGAAGTAGGCTTGAAATTGgag AACCATTTTCTGAGTTTGCCTGGACTGACTTAAAGGTCCCAGTTTTGGTAGCAACAAATATATTGTGCTTGGTGATCATCGCTATCCTTCTGCGCAAgagaacacaaaaacaagaaacattttctG AAACCCAGCCATTACAAACACTTTCTTCATCTCCTGCTAATGag GGTGCACCAGAGGAGATAAGCTATGCAGCGGTACATTTCCCTGGAAGAAACTTAAACAGACACGAGACTGAAAGAAGCTCACATGCACATGTAGTGTACTCAGCTGCTAGAGGTTACAGTACCAAATAA
- the slc6a5 gene encoding sodium- and chloride-dependent glycine transporter 2 isoform X2, producing the protein MLRQPSNSIPPQPSGGAVGATTNNKPENGNPVPQPPPVNERKTFCPSENKPCEMEANKAYGTFKNAAPGPTFAPVNSAARKDSAGKMDGSTGKATSDFMSNNQSAVRIAAEHNNTTGDWTSMSQTTIILGTDGNTSVLPGTVTGDDDDDDAGGDENKARGNWSNKLDFILSMVGYAVGLGNVWRFPYLAFQNGGGAFLIPYLIMLGLAGIPIFLLEVSLGQFASQGPVSVWKAIPALQGCGIAMLIISVLIAIYYNIIMCWTLYYLFASLKESLPWATCKNEWNTIECKDKDMLLLDTCILRDRNITSIKNTTFCLSANAVGNLSKLLNVTMDNKTYVSPSEEYFKYNVLHISKGIEYPGDIRWPLAGCLFLAWLIVYASLAKGIKSSGKVVYFTATFPYVVLVILLIRGVTLPGAGSGILYFITPKWEKLNDSKVWKDAATQIFFSLSAAWGGLITLSSYNKFHNNCYRDTLIVTCTNSATSIFAGFVIFSVIGFMAHELKVPIESVADEGPGIAFVVYPEALTRLPLSPFWAIIFFLMLLTLGLDTMFATIETIVTSVSDEFPKYLRTHKPQFTLICCLSFFVLGFPMITESGMYMLQLVDTYAASYSLVIIAIFELVGISYIYGLQRFCEDIEMMIGFQPNKFWRICWAFVTPTILTFILALSLYQWKVMTYEDYTYPTWSMVLGWLMVICSVIWIPIMFVIKMYLAPGTLIERLKLVCSPQPDWGPFLMKHRGERYKNMIDPLGTNSLGLKLPPKDFQLSAQYQ; encoded by the exons ATGTTGAGGCAGCCGTCAAACAGTATTCCGCCCCAGCCGTCGGGGGGAGCGGTTGGAGCTACAACTAATAACAAACCGGAGAACGGCAACCCGGTGCCCCAACCGCCGCCTGTAAACGAACGGAAAACTTTTTGTCCCTCGGAAAATAAACCGTGCGAAATGGAAGCCAATAAAGCATACGGGACGTTTAAAAACGCAGCACCTGGACCCACGTTTGCTCCCGTTAATTCTGCCGCGCGCAAGGATTCCGCCGGTAAAATGGATGGTTCGACCGGTAAAGCCACGTCGGACTTCATGTCTAACAATCAAAGTGCTGTAAGGATCGCGGCGGAGCATAACAACACCACCGGTGACTGGACCTCCATGAGCCAGACCACCATCATACTGGGTACAGATGGCAATACATCTGTTCTGCCTGGCACGGTGACCGGG gatgatgatgatgatgatgcggGAGGAGATGAGAATAAGGCCCGGGGGAACTGGTCCAACAAACTGGATTTTATTCTGTCCATGGTGGGATATGCCGTGGGATTGGGAAATGTGTGGAGATTCCCATATCTTGCTTTCCAGAATGGTGGAG gTGCGTTTTTGATACCTTACCTAATCATGTTAGGCCTCGCCGGTATCCCTATATTTTTGTTGGAGGTGTCGTTGGGTCAGTTCGCCAGCCAAGGCCCGGTGTCAGTATGGAAAGCGATTCCAGCTCTACAAG GTTGCGGGATTGCCATGTTGATAATATCTGTCTTGATAGccatatactataatattattatgtGCTGGACATTGTACTACCTGTTCGCTTCGTTGAAGGAGTCACTGCCATGGGCCACCTGTAAAAATGAATGGAACACCATCGAGTGCAAAGACAAAGACATGCTGCTTTTGG ACACCTGTATACTAAGGGACAGAAACATCACGTCAATCAAGAACACTACATTCTGTTTATCTGCAAATGCTGTCGGGAATTTAAGTaaactgttaaatgtaacaatGGACAATAAAACCTATGTCAGCCCTAGTGAGGAGTATTTCAA GTATAATGTGTTGCATATTTCCAAGGGTATTGAATACCCAGGTGATATTCGTTGGCCCTTGGCTGGTTGCCTTTTCCTGGCTTGGCTTATTGTTTATGCATCTTTAGCTAAAGGGATCAAGTCTTCAGGGAAG gtGGTGTATTTCACTGCCACGTTCCCTTACGTGGTGTTGGTCATCCTGCTGATCCGAGGGGTCACTCTGCCTGGGGCCGGTTCTGGGATCCTTTACTTCATAACACCCAAATGGGAAAAACTCAATGATTCCAAG GTGTGGAAGGATGCTGCTACCCAGATCTTCTTCTCTCTGTCTGCAGCGTGGGGTGGTCTTATAACCCTGTCATCCTACAATAAGTTCCATAACAACTGTTACAG GGATACTCTCATCGTGACGTGTACTAACAGTGCCACCAGTATTTTTGctggttttgtcattttttcgGTTATTGGCTTCATGGCTCATGAGCTCAAAGTCCCCATCGAGAGTGTGGCAGATGAAG GCCCAGGAATTGCATTTGTGGTGTATCCAGAGGCTCTGACTAGGCTGCCCTTGTCACCTTTCTGGGCCATCATCTTCTTCCTCATGCTGCTTACGCTTGGTCTGGATACTATG TTTGCCACCATAGAAACTATAGTGACGTCTGTTTCTGATGAGTTCCCCAAGTACCTGCGCACACACAAGCCTCAGTTCACTTTGATTTGCTGTTTGTCCTTTTTTGTGCTGGGTTTCCCCATGATCACTGAG AGTGGAATGTACATGCTTCAGCTGGTGGACACATACGCAGCCTCTTACTCTCTGGTCATCATTGCCATATTTGAACTGGTTGGAATCTCATACATTTACG GTCTACAACGGTTCTGTGAGGACATTGAGATGATGATTGGGTTCCAGCCAAACAAGTTTTGGAGAATCTGCTGGGCTTTTGTCACACCAACCATTCTCACA TTTATTTTGGCACTTAGTCTGTACCAGTGGAAGGTAATGACATATGAGGATTACACTTATCCGACCTGGTCAATGGTCCTCGGCTGGCTTATGGTCATCTGTTCTGTTATATGGATTCCCATTATGTTTGTTATCAAGATGTACCTCGCACCTGGAACCTTAATTGAG CGGCTGAAGTTGGTTTGCTCTCCTCAGCCTGACTGGGGTCCATTCCTGATGAAACACCGCGGTGAACGCTACAAGAACATGATCGACCCACTGGGCACCAACTCCCTTGGCCTCAAACTTCCCCCTAAAGATTTCCAGCTATCAGCCCAATATCAATAA
- the slc6a5 gene encoding sodium- and chloride-dependent glycine transporter 2 isoform X1, whose protein sequence is MDFSEHGEMLRQPSNSIPPQPSGGAVGATTNNKPENGNPVPQPPPVNERKTFCPSENKPCEMEANKAYGTFKNAAPGPTFAPVNSAARKDSAGKMDGSTGKATSDFMSNNQSAVRIAAEHNNTTGDWTSMSQTTIILGTDGNTSVLPGTVTGDDDDDDAGGDENKARGNWSNKLDFILSMVGYAVGLGNVWRFPYLAFQNGGGAFLIPYLIMLGLAGIPIFLLEVSLGQFASQGPVSVWKAIPALQGCGIAMLIISVLIAIYYNIIMCWTLYYLFASLKESLPWATCKNEWNTIECKDKDMLLLDTCILRDRNITSIKNTTFCLSANAVGNLSKLLNVTMDNKTYVSPSEEYFKYNVLHISKGIEYPGDIRWPLAGCLFLAWLIVYASLAKGIKSSGKVVYFTATFPYVVLVILLIRGVTLPGAGSGILYFITPKWEKLNDSKVWKDAATQIFFSLSAAWGGLITLSSYNKFHNNCYRDTLIVTCTNSATSIFAGFVIFSVIGFMAHELKVPIESVADEGPGIAFVVYPEALTRLPLSPFWAIIFFLMLLTLGLDTMFATIETIVTSVSDEFPKYLRTHKPQFTLICCLSFFVLGFPMITESGMYMLQLVDTYAASYSLVIIAIFELVGISYIYGLQRFCEDIEMMIGFQPNKFWRICWAFVTPTILTFILALSLYQWKVMTYEDYTYPTWSMVLGWLMVICSVIWIPIMFVIKMYLAPGTLIERLKLVCSPQPDWGPFLMKHRGERYKNMIDPLGTNSLGLKLPPKDFQLSAQYQ, encoded by the exons ATG GATTTTTCCGAACACGGGGAAATGTTGAGGCAGCCGTCAAACAGTATTCCGCCCCAGCCGTCGGGGGGAGCGGTTGGAGCTACAACTAATAACAAACCGGAGAACGGCAACCCGGTGCCCCAACCGCCGCCTGTAAACGAACGGAAAACTTTTTGTCCCTCGGAAAATAAACCGTGCGAAATGGAAGCCAATAAAGCATACGGGACGTTTAAAAACGCAGCACCTGGACCCACGTTTGCTCCCGTTAATTCTGCCGCGCGCAAGGATTCCGCCGGTAAAATGGATGGTTCGACCGGTAAAGCCACGTCGGACTTCATGTCTAACAATCAAAGTGCTGTAAGGATCGCGGCGGAGCATAACAACACCACCGGTGACTGGACCTCCATGAGCCAGACCACCATCATACTGGGTACAGATGGCAATACATCTGTTCTGCCTGGCACGGTGACCGGG gatgatgatgatgatgatgcggGAGGAGATGAGAATAAGGCCCGGGGGAACTGGTCCAACAAACTGGATTTTATTCTGTCCATGGTGGGATATGCCGTGGGATTGGGAAATGTGTGGAGATTCCCATATCTTGCTTTCCAGAATGGTGGAG gTGCGTTTTTGATACCTTACCTAATCATGTTAGGCCTCGCCGGTATCCCTATATTTTTGTTGGAGGTGTCGTTGGGTCAGTTCGCCAGCCAAGGCCCGGTGTCAGTATGGAAAGCGATTCCAGCTCTACAAG GTTGCGGGATTGCCATGTTGATAATATCTGTCTTGATAGccatatactataatattattatgtGCTGGACATTGTACTACCTGTTCGCTTCGTTGAAGGAGTCACTGCCATGGGCCACCTGTAAAAATGAATGGAACACCATCGAGTGCAAAGACAAAGACATGCTGCTTTTGG ACACCTGTATACTAAGGGACAGAAACATCACGTCAATCAAGAACACTACATTCTGTTTATCTGCAAATGCTGTCGGGAATTTAAGTaaactgttaaatgtaacaatGGACAATAAAACCTATGTCAGCCCTAGTGAGGAGTATTTCAA GTATAATGTGTTGCATATTTCCAAGGGTATTGAATACCCAGGTGATATTCGTTGGCCCTTGGCTGGTTGCCTTTTCCTGGCTTGGCTTATTGTTTATGCATCTTTAGCTAAAGGGATCAAGTCTTCAGGGAAG gtGGTGTATTTCACTGCCACGTTCCCTTACGTGGTGTTGGTCATCCTGCTGATCCGAGGGGTCACTCTGCCTGGGGCCGGTTCTGGGATCCTTTACTTCATAACACCCAAATGGGAAAAACTCAATGATTCCAAG GTGTGGAAGGATGCTGCTACCCAGATCTTCTTCTCTCTGTCTGCAGCGTGGGGTGGTCTTATAACCCTGTCATCCTACAATAAGTTCCATAACAACTGTTACAG GGATACTCTCATCGTGACGTGTACTAACAGTGCCACCAGTATTTTTGctggttttgtcattttttcgGTTATTGGCTTCATGGCTCATGAGCTCAAAGTCCCCATCGAGAGTGTGGCAGATGAAG GCCCAGGAATTGCATTTGTGGTGTATCCAGAGGCTCTGACTAGGCTGCCCTTGTCACCTTTCTGGGCCATCATCTTCTTCCTCATGCTGCTTACGCTTGGTCTGGATACTATG TTTGCCACCATAGAAACTATAGTGACGTCTGTTTCTGATGAGTTCCCCAAGTACCTGCGCACACACAAGCCTCAGTTCACTTTGATTTGCTGTTTGTCCTTTTTTGTGCTGGGTTTCCCCATGATCACTGAG AGTGGAATGTACATGCTTCAGCTGGTGGACACATACGCAGCCTCTTACTCTCTGGTCATCATTGCCATATTTGAACTGGTTGGAATCTCATACATTTACG GTCTACAACGGTTCTGTGAGGACATTGAGATGATGATTGGGTTCCAGCCAAACAAGTTTTGGAGAATCTGCTGGGCTTTTGTCACACCAACCATTCTCACA TTTATTTTGGCACTTAGTCTGTACCAGTGGAAGGTAATGACATATGAGGATTACACTTATCCGACCTGGTCAATGGTCCTCGGCTGGCTTATGGTCATCTGTTCTGTTATATGGATTCCCATTATGTTTGTTATCAAGATGTACCTCGCACCTGGAACCTTAATTGAG CGGCTGAAGTTGGTTTGCTCTCCTCAGCCTGACTGGGGTCCATTCCTGATGAAACACCGCGGTGAACGCTACAAGAACATGATCGACCCACTGGGCACCAACTCCCTTGGCCTCAAACTTCCCCCTAAAGATTTCCAGCTATCAGCCCAATATCAATAA